A single region of the Sorghum bicolor cultivar BTx623 chromosome 9, Sorghum_bicolor_NCBIv3, whole genome shotgun sequence genome encodes:
- the LOC8058337 gene encoding superoxide dismutase [Mn] 3.4, mitochondrial codes for MALRTLASKKALSFALGGAARPLAASARGVTTVTLPDLSYDFGALEPAISGEIMRLHHQKHHATYVANYNKALEQLDAAVAKSDASAVVQLQGAIKFNGGGHVNHSIFWKNLKPISEGGGEPPHGKLGWAIDEDFGSFEALVKKMNAEGAALQGSGWVWLALDKEAKKLSVETTANQDPLVTKDASLVPLLGIDVWEHAYYLQYKNVRPDYLNNIWKVMNWKYAGEVYENVLA; via the exons ATGGCTCTCCGTACCCTGGCATCGAAGAAGGCCCTATCCTTCGCGCTCGGCGGCGCGGCCCGGCCGTTGGCGGCGTCCGCGAGGGGGGTGACGACGGTCACGCTCCCCGACCTCTCCTACGACTTCGGCGCGCTGGAGCCGGCCATCTCGGGGGAGATCATGCGCCTGCACCACCAGAAGCACCACGCCACCTACGTCGCCAACTACAACAAGGCGCTGGAGCAGCTCGACGCCGCCGTCGCCAAGAGCGACGCCTCCGCTGTCGTCCAGCTCCAGGGCGCCATCAAGTTCAACGGCGGCG GTCATGTGAACCATTCAATCTTCTGGAAGAACCTCAAGCCTATTAGC GAAGGTGGTGGGGAGCCACCTCATGGGAAACTTGGCTGGGCCATTGATGAGGATTTTGGTTCGTTTGAAGCACTTGTAAAGAAGATGAATGCAGAAGGCGCTGCTTTACAGGGATCTGGATGGGTG TGGTTAGCTTTGGATAAAGAGGCAAAAAAGCTTTCAGTTGAAACTACAGCTAATCAG GATCCTCTGGTGACTAAAGATGCAAGCTTGGTTCCGCTGTTGGGGATTGATGTCTGGGAGCATGCATACTACCTGCAG TACAAGAATGTTAGGCCGGATTACCTGAACAACATCTGGAAGGTGATGAACTGGAAATATGCTGGAGAGGTGTACGAAAATGTTCTTGCTTGA